One part of the Olleya sp. YS genome encodes these proteins:
- the galE gene encoding UDP-glucose 4-epimerase GalE — protein sequence MKILVTGGLGFIGSHTVVELQKEGYQVVIIDNLSNASIDVLEGIVSITAKAPIFEKLDLKDKLAVQTFFRANQDIKGVIHFAASKAVGESVDNPLLYYENNINTLVYVLQELIKLDVSNFIFSSSCTVYGQADAMPISESAPIKPAESPYGNTKQIGEDIIKDTCKVNTNLNSVALRYFNPIGAHSSAKIGELPIGVPQNLVPYITQTGAGIREQLSVFGDDYPTTDGTCIRDYIHVVDIAKAHVVALKHLLDKKNTSNFEIFNLGTGTGSSVLQVIKAFEKVTNKKLNYKIVNRRPGDVISAYADTTKANKELGWKAQYSLEEAIASAWKWQQTLNQSS from the coding sequence ATGAAGATACTAGTTACAGGAGGTTTAGGGTTTATAGGGTCACACACGGTTGTCGAGCTTCAAAAGGAAGGTTATCAAGTAGTTATTATAGATAACCTATCCAATGCATCAATAGACGTTTTAGAGGGTATCGTTTCTATAACTGCAAAAGCACCAATATTTGAAAAACTAGATTTAAAAGACAAATTAGCAGTACAAACTTTTTTTAGAGCTAATCAAGACATAAAAGGTGTTATACATTTTGCAGCAAGCAAAGCAGTCGGAGAAAGTGTTGACAACCCTTTATTGTACTATGAGAATAATATCAATACTTTAGTATACGTACTACAAGAGTTAATAAAATTAGACGTATCAAATTTTATATTCAGCTCGTCTTGTACAGTGTATGGACAAGCAGATGCAATGCCTATTTCAGAATCGGCTCCAATAAAACCAGCAGAATCACCCTACGGAAACACCAAACAAATAGGCGAAGACATTATAAAAGACACCTGTAAAGTAAATACTAATTTAAATAGTGTTGCTTTAAGATATTTTAACCCTATTGGTGCGCATAGCTCAGCTAAAATAGGCGAGTTACCAATAGGTGTACCACAAAACTTAGTCCCTTACATTACACAAACAGGAGCAGGAATAAGAGAGCAGTTATCCGTTTTTGGAGACGATTACCCAACAACAGATGGAACCTGTATTAGAGATTATATTCATGTAGTGGATATTGCAAAAGCGCATGTAGTTGCTTTAAAACATTTACTAGATAAAAAAAACACATCCAATTTTGAAATTTTTAATTTAGGGACTGGAACTGGTAGTTCTGTGTTGCAAGTCATTAAAGCTTTTGAAAAAGTGACCAACAAAAAACTGAATTATAAGATAGTAAATAGACGTCCAGGCGATGTTATTTCTGCATATGCAGACACAACTAAAGCTAACAAAGAATTAGGTTGGAAGGCACAATATTCTTTAGAAGAAGCAATAGCATCTGCATGGAAATGGCAACAAACCTTAAACCAATCATCATGA
- a CDS encoding DegT/DnrJ/EryC1/StrS family aminotransferase, with protein sequence MKKIQMVDLKGQYAAIKNVVDASIQEIIDNTSFVNGPKVHEFQKNLENYLGVKHVIPCANGTDALQIAMMGLGLEQGDEVITADFTFAATVEVIALLKLTPVLVDVDPETFNIDLDAVKKAITQKTKAIVPVHLFGQCANMEALMQIAKEHNLYIIEDNAQGIGANYTYSDGKKAKSGTIGHVASTSFFPSKNLGCYGDGGAIFTNDDDLAHTIRGIVNHGMYQRYHHDVVGVNSRLDSIQAAVLDAKLPKLDSYNNARRNAARQYNAAFKGIEKITTPKTVNGCDSICDTCDCHVFHQYTLKVENVDRDALVKHLNDNGIPCGVYYPIPLHAQKAYQDARYNEADFTVTNQLVKQVISLPMHTELDDEQINFITKTVKDFIANN encoded by the coding sequence ATGAAAAAAATACAAATGGTTGACCTTAAAGGTCAATATGCAGCTATCAAAAATGTTGTAGATGCTTCAATTCAAGAGATTATTGATAATACCAGTTTTGTAAATGGGCCAAAAGTCCATGAGTTTCAAAAAAATCTCGAAAATTATTTAGGTGTAAAGCATGTCATTCCATGTGCTAATGGCACAGATGCTTTACAAATAGCCATGATGGGATTAGGCTTAGAACAAGGTGATGAGGTCATTACTGCAGACTTCACGTTTGCAGCAACCGTAGAGGTTATCGCACTGCTTAAGTTAACACCAGTTTTGGTGGATGTTGATCCAGAAACATTTAATATAGACCTAGATGCTGTAAAAAAAGCAATAACGCAAAAAACCAAAGCTATAGTACCTGTCCATTTATTTGGTCAGTGTGCCAATATGGAAGCTTTAATGCAAATTGCAAAGGAGCATAATTTGTATATTATAGAGGACAACGCTCAAGGTATTGGTGCAAATTACACCTATTCAGATGGTAAAAAAGCAAAATCAGGAACCATTGGTCATGTCGCATCAACCTCATTTTTTCCATCAAAAAATTTAGGATGTTATGGAGATGGAGGAGCTATTTTTACTAATGATGATGATTTAGCACACACCATTAGAGGTATAGTAAATCATGGTATGTATCAACGTTACCACCATGATGTTGTTGGTGTAAATTCACGTTTAGACTCTATACAGGCAGCAGTATTAGATGCCAAATTACCTAAATTAGATAGTTACAACAATGCTAGACGCAATGCAGCTAGACAGTATAATGCAGCCTTTAAAGGCATAGAAAAAATAACTACTCCCAAAACAGTAAATGGTTGTGACAGTATTTGTGATACCTGTGATTGTCACGTGTTCCACCAATACACATTAAAGGTTGAAAATGTAGACAGAGACGCCTTAGTTAAGCACCTAAATGATAACGGAATACCTTGTGGTGTCTATTACCCAATCCCTTTGCACGCGCAAAAAGCATATCAAGATGCAAGGTACAACGAAGCCGATTTTACGGTCACTAACCAATTGGTAAAACAAGTCATCTCGTTACCTATGCATACCGAGTTGGATGACGAGCAAATCAATTTTATAACAAAAACAGTAAAAGATTTTATAGCAAATAATTAG
- a CDS encoding glycosyltransferase N-terminal domain-containing protein translates to MKLLYNIAVHLAKLVLKVLSLFNNKLKQGEVGRAETFEKLKKAIKKSDYTLWFHCASLGEYEQGLPVFTELRKLYPKHKTVLSFFSPSGYEIRKNAPFADVVVYLPLDTKRNAKRFIDVVHPELTVFVKYEIWPNYLNEIQTRGLKAILISAVFRKDQSFFKWYGSQTKNALFAFDHIFTQNEASKKLLESINYKAITVSGDTRFDRVLNQLQIDNNLPFVTDFKADKLCVVIGSSWPEDDSILVDFINNYNGKPVIFIIAPHNIKSKQIEYLKASLDKKTILFTEKETKDFKDYDVLILNTIGLLSKVYSYADIAYVGGAMGTTGLHNILEPAVFGVPIIIGNNYDKFPEAFEMIANKGVFSIKNNEDLSVILNKLIEDQTFRENSGQNNFEYIKQNEGAINKVLQYLKCN, encoded by the coding sequence GTGAAACTACTTTACAACATAGCTGTACATCTAGCCAAATTAGTTTTAAAAGTATTAAGCTTATTTAATAACAAGCTTAAACAAGGTGAAGTGGGTAGAGCTGAAACTTTTGAAAAACTTAAAAAAGCTATAAAAAAAAGCGATTATACTTTATGGTTTCATTGTGCGTCTTTAGGCGAGTATGAGCAAGGTTTACCCGTGTTTACTGAGTTAAGAAAATTATACCCTAAACATAAAACAGTACTTTCGTTTTTTTCTCCTTCAGGTTATGAGATTAGAAAAAATGCACCTTTTGCAGATGTTGTTGTGTATTTGCCTTTAGACACGAAACGTAATGCAAAACGATTTATTGATGTTGTACATCCTGAATTGACTGTATTTGTTAAATATGAGATTTGGCCAAATTATTTAAATGAAATACAAACTAGAGGATTAAAAGCGATATTAATTTCGGCAGTATTTAGAAAAGACCAATCGTTTTTTAAATGGTACGGAAGCCAAACTAAAAATGCATTATTTGCTTTTGACCATATTTTTACGCAAAATGAAGCCTCTAAAAAATTACTAGAAAGCATAAACTATAAAGCTATTACTGTATCTGGTGATACAAGGTTTGACCGTGTTTTAAACCAGTTGCAAATAGACAACAATTTACCTTTTGTTACCGATTTTAAAGCTGATAAATTATGTGTTGTTATTGGTAGTTCATGGCCAGAAGATGACTCTATTTTAGTAGATTTTATAAATAATTATAATGGAAAACCTGTAATATTTATTATCGCTCCACATAATATTAAATCCAAACAGATTGAGTATTTAAAAGCGAGTTTAGATAAGAAAACAATTCTTTTTACAGAAAAAGAAACTAAAGATTTTAAAGACTACGATGTACTTATACTCAATACTATTGGACTACTAAGCAAAGTGTATAGCTATGCAGATATTGCTTATGTTGGTGGTGCAATGGGTACTACTGGCTTGCATAACATCTTAGAACCAGCAGTTTTTGGTGTTCCAATTATTATTGGTAATAACTATGATAAATTTCCTGAAGCTTTTGAAATGATTGCTAATAAAGGCGTGTTTTCTATTAAAAATAATGAAGACCTCTCCGTAATTTTAAATAAACTTATAGAAGATCAAACTTTTAGAGAAAATAGTGGACAAAATAACTTTGAGTACATCAAGCAAAACGAAGGTGCAATTAATAAGGTTTTACAATATTTGAAGTGTAATTAG